The Methanopyrus kandleri AV19 DNA segment ATAGTTCAGAGACTGTGTAATGAACTGGACGATAAGCATATTTTAAACCGATTGCTGCATCGACTACCATCATTGAGCATATCATTATCAGCACGGTGTGTCGCCTTAGGAACCGGAAATTATCAACGACGAATGCCACAAATGTGCAGAGAATCACTGCCGAAAACATCAAAAACCATTTCGGTTCGAAACCAATCCGCTCCATGGGTTTCTGAAGCACGAGCCCGAAGGACAGGAGCAGTGCCACACCGGTCATGATCGCGAAGGGAAGGAAAGTTCTAGGACGGCGTCGTGCCGCGAGAATTAACCCCGCCCAACCCAGGAGGAACTGGATCGCACCCACGTATTTGGCGTACCTTGTTTTCCAATAGTCCGGTACGAAGAACTCCCACGGATCGTGTACCGAAGACATGCTGATCCACCATTTCGGCTTGGTGGTATAGGAGTACGTCCGGTACTCAAGGGCGGGCATCAACCACCACGAAACCGCGAGTACCGAGAGCAAAATCGCGAAGAGTACCCACGCGTGTCCCGGTACCTCCGGGAGTATCGAAGGAAGCTCCTCTTTCCCCACCGCCCACAACGTCCAGGATCGGGAGATGCGGAGCGCTACGTAGGCTAGGCACACCGTTATAGCGGCCAGACCCGAACTGTGGTGCATGAGGATAGTCAGGGAGAGCACGAGCGCCAAATAACCGGCCCAGCGACCGCGCTCCCAGACTCTCCGATATACGGCCACAAGCAGCCCGGGAACCAGGGCGTAGAAGACGATGGCGGCAACGGTCGGGATTCGACCCTCAGTGAATGTAATTTCAATATGATTGTAGGACGTCTGATACGCGACGGCGGCGATTAGGGACCCTAACGGTGAGGCTCCCATCAGACGGGCGGATGCGTACACCGACGGCCCCGCAAGCGAGTAAGCCAGCCAAGTCCACCATTTCCACGCCGTTAGGACGTCCGTCTTCGCGAGGTGTGTCATCAGGGCAGGGATGAAGTACGCCAGGGGTGGATAAAACCACAGAAAGGGGTACCCGCAGTACCAGTATTCCGACCATTTCGGGTACGGCACGTCGCCCATCGACCAGAGCTTTTCGAGCATCCAAACCTTAGTCATGTGCCCGCGCGCGTCTGCACCACTGGGAAACCAGTTCCAACCGTAGTCAAGGGAAGGAGAAGACACCACCGCACCCACTAGGAAAGCGACCAGTGCACACAGTACGTCTTTACGATCCAACGTCCTCTTCCTTCCCCCTCGTCCGCGGGGTGAGAGCGTGGCTGATCCCTCTAAAGACGTTAAGAAGCTGTCGATGATACTCGAATCGGAGGAATGGCGCGTAGAAAAAGCCATAGAGCGTGGCACGATCCGGCGTGTGAGGACGTCTTTCCCGGGCTTCGTCTACTACAGAACCGTACGGGAATTCGCCGGGTTCGAGCGAGGAACCTTGATCGTCCCGAGCCACGGGTTGTTGCTGCGCGGGTTTCCCAAGATTGAGCGCGCGTTGTTGCTTGAGCCGGCTCTCAGGTCGAGGTTCGGTGAGGTGGGGAAAGTGATCGTAGAGGAGAAGATGAACGGTCACAACGTACGCGTGTTCGAGCTGGACGGAGAGGTGTACGCGGCCACGCGCGGGGGTTTGATCTGCCCGTACACTACTCACAAGCTCCGGAACATGTTTGAGGATGAGTTGAAGCAGTTCTTCGAGGACTACCCCGGAACGGTAGTCTGTGGTGAGTTCGTGGGGAAGGAGAATCCGTACGTGTCCCGCGAGTACCCGGAAGCCCGTGACGTGGGGTTCTTCGTGTTCGACGTCCGGGACCCGAGCGGACGGTTCTGGTCGTACGAGGAGAAACTGAAGGTGGACGAGTACGGGCTCGAACGCGTTCGGTGCTTCGGTGAGTTCGAGGTGAGCGAAGTCGAGGAGATCCACCGTATCGTCCGCGAGCTCGATCGTGAAGGTCGGGAAGGTATCGTCATCAAGGATCCGGATCGAAAGCTGCCTCCATTGAAGTACACGACACACTCGGCGCACGTTGAGGAGATCGAGTGGGCGTTCAGGTTCGCGTTCGACTTAGGTCGTGACTTCGTGCTGACTCGCACGATCCGCGAAGGATTCCAATCGTTTGAATGGTGTGAAAAAGATAGAGAGCTGAAGCGTCGGGGCGCGGAGATAGGGCGAGCGATAGTAGAGGGATTGAGGAGGGCTGTGGAGCAGGTGGTGGAAGAAGGCGAGGCCTACGAAGAGATCCCACTGACCTTCGAATCACGGGAGTGGTTCGAACGGTACGAAGACTTCGTGAAACGGGTCACCGGAGGCACTCATTCGCTGAAGATCATCGAAGAGAAGGAGGACGGAACCGTCCGTGCGGTGCTGCGGAAGCGTTACTTCGGGACCGGTGATAAGGTGTCACGAATCCTCGAGGAGGGGGTCCTGTAGGGGTTTGATAGAAGTAGAGATTCCAGGTCGAGGCGAACTGCGGCTAGAGCACCTAGTTCTCGATTACAACGGCACGATAGCCTCGGGAGGAAAGTTGCTCGAAAGCGTTGTCGAACCACTGCAAGAGCTTACCGAAATCGTGCACGTTGTCGTCGCATCAGCGGATACTTACGGTACGGTTGAAGACGAGCTGAACGATGCCGGGCTGGACATCGAGGTCTACAGGGTGAGCGCCGGGAACGAGCGGGAGGATAAAGCTGAACTGATCGAGGAACTGGGGCCGGAAGTCTGCGCCGCCGTGGGGAACGGCGCGAACGACGAGTTGATGCTTAGAAGGGCTGCGTTAGGCATCTGCGTGATAGGCCCGGAGGGAGCGTGTTCGAGGACCTTGCTGAATGCACACGTGGTCGTGCGGGAGCCACGTGAAGCCTTGGAGCTACTCCTCGATCCGAAAGCGCTCAGGGCGACGATGAGGTGTTAGCGTTGCGGGTGCTGCTCAAGGGCAAGATCCTGATCGGAGGGCGGGTACGAGAGCGCGAGGTGCTGGCCGAAGACGGTTGGATAGTCAAGATCGGCAAGAGACTGAACGAAGAGGCCGACCTCACGCTGGAATTGGGAAAAAGGGAGCTAGCGGTCCCGGCCCCGATCGACCTGCACGTGCATTGCCGGGATCCGCACCCGGATTACCCGTTTGGGTTCAAAACCGAAACAAGAAGGTTTCTTTTAGGAGGAGTCGCTACCGT contains these protein-coding regions:
- a CDS encoding 6-pyruvoyl-tetrahydropterin synthase-related protein, whose protein sequence is MDRKDVLCALVAFLVGAVVSSPSLDYGWNWFPSGADARGHMTKVWMLEKLWSMGDVPYPKWSEYWYCGYPFLWFYPPLAYFIPALMTHLAKTDVLTAWKWWTWLAYSLAGPSVYASARLMGASPLGSLIAAVAYQTSYNHIEITFTEGRIPTVAAIVFYALVPGLLVAVYRRVWERGRWAGYLALVLSLTILMHHSSGLAAITVCLAYVALRISRSWTLWAVGKEELPSILPEVPGHAWVLFAILLSVLAVSWWLMPALEYRTYSYTTKPKWWISMSSVHDPWEFFVPDYWKTRYAKYVGAIQFLLGWAGLILAARRRPRTFLPFAIMTGVALLLSFGLVLQKPMERIGFEPKWFLMFSAVILCTFVAFVVDNFRFLRRHTVLIMICSMMVVDAAIGLKYAYRPVHYTVSELSALLWMREHTGPWDRVATVGYRALWGMEPYITGAPSVFGWYREGTPIRDVVVQYQRSFKRVEPNKALKIGDVLGVRFLILSSRKPYAKRMITELERVGVRPIRDYRWVKVYEFNPTMGYEIDDIKSVFLGNKYRYMRLCKLLRYDPKYAPAYAFTRIPDCDLVRYAHPQVVVMDRHPSPEEVRVLKEFGVKEILVLDRYHKFKTKIFGINIVHDRPLRIVKMLPKRNLKPIRVDLGHAWFKVYGRGWVWVKVPYFPCWIPDRGVRLGGIDNMILLRVPSPTTVKFVWNPHPLWIALSAFSLCVSLYLTFSRQWRT
- a CDS encoding RNA ligase produces the protein MADPSKDVKKLSMILESEEWRVEKAIERGTIRRVRTSFPGFVYYRTVREFAGFERGTLIVPSHGLLLRGFPKIERALLLEPALRSRFGEVGKVIVEEKMNGHNVRVFELDGEVYAATRGGLICPYTTHKLRNMFEDELKQFFEDYPGTVVCGEFVGKENPYVSREYPEARDVGFFVFDVRDPSGRFWSYEEKLKVDEYGLERVRCFGEFEVSEVEEIHRIVRELDREGREGIVIKDPDRKLPPLKYTTHSAHVEEIEWAFRFAFDLGRDFVLTRTIREGFQSFEWCEKDRELKRRGAEIGRAIVEGLRRAVEQVVEEGEAYEEIPLTFESREWFERYEDFVKRVTGGTHSLKIIEEKEDGTVRAVLRKRYFGTGDKVSRILEEGVL
- a CDS encoding HAD family hydrolase; translated protein: MIEVEIPGRGELRLEHLVLDYNGTIASGGKLLESVVEPLQELTEIVHVVVASADTYGTVEDELNDAGLDIEVYRVSAGNEREDKAELIEELGPEVCAAVGNGANDELMLRRAALGICVIGPEGACSRTLLNAHVVVREPREALELLLDPKALRATMRC